In the Telopea speciosissima isolate NSW1024214 ecotype Mountain lineage chromosome 2, Tspe_v1, whole genome shotgun sequence genome, one interval contains:
- the LOC122650464 gene encoding uncharacterized protein LOC122650464, which translates to MAAGDMGGSWRDMRSLTNQVLSGRWFMVFASFLIMSAAGATYMFGLYSNEIKTSLDYDQTTLNLLSFFKDVGANVGVLSGLINEVTPPWVVLVIGAVMNFFGYFMIWLSVKGTIPRPQVWQMCLYICLGANSQSFANTGALVTCVKNFPESRGVVLGLLKGFVGLSGAIMTQIYHAVYGDDPKSLILLIGWLPAVISFAFVRTIRIMKVIRQSNELKVFYNFLYISLCLAGFLMIIIIVEKQFPAMDNRVGYSLSATTVVVLLFVPLTVVFKEEIITWKKKMQALQPYSSSSSPELKIKIEKPTTAAAAAAIVALPPPPSSAPSPSTKPAVSCCGNICKAPDRGEDYTILQALFSMDMLILFIATTCGVGGTLTAIDNLGQIGLSLGYPARNTSTFVSLVSIWNYLGRVVAGFVSEIVLKKYKFPRTLMLTLVLFISCAGHLLIAFGVPNGLYFASVIIGFCFGAQWPLLFAIISELFGLKYYSTLYNFGSVASPIGLYILNVKLAGHLYDKEARRQLAALGKTRVVGKGLTCTGVDCYKLSFLIITAVTLFGCAVSFILVLRTRKFYQSDIYSKFREAAEAAEAAEAGETEMALASNGKGGEISSSSIVSKTEKEGEVNGDGRRIE; encoded by the coding sequence ATGGCAGCAGGAGATATGGGAGGGTCATGGAGAGACATGAGGAGCCTAACAAACCAAGTTCTGTCAGGAAGATGGTTCATGGTGTTCGCATCTTTCTTGATTATGTCTGCAGCTGGTGCAACTTACATGTTTGGTCTCTACTCCAACGAGATCAAAACATCTCTTGATTACGATCAAACCACTCTCAATTTATTAAGCTTTTTCAAAGATGTGGGTGCCAACGTCGGTGTTCTCTCCGGCTTAATCAACGAAGTCACACCACCGTGGGTGGTGCTAGTCATCGGCGCCGTCATGAATTTCTTTGGCTACTTCATGATATGGCTTTCCGTGAAAGGTACCATTCCAAGACCCCAAGTTTGGCAGATGTGTCTCTACATCTGTCTCGGTGCCAATTCCCAATCTTTCGCTAACACTGGAGCTCTGGTCACCTGTGTTAAAAACTTCCCTGAAAGCCGAGGTGTGGTTTTAGGGCTTTTAAAAGGTTTTGTGGGTCTCAGTGGTGCTATTATGACTCAAATCTACCATGCCGTCTATGGAGATGATCCAAAATCTCTCATCCTTCTCATTGGTTGGCTTCCTGCTGTTATTTCTTTCGCTTTCGTTCGAACCATTCGAATCATGAAAGTGATTCGACAATCCAACGAGCTGAAAGTGTTTTATAATTTCCTTTACATCTCACTCTGCCTTGCTGGTTTCCTCATGATCATAATTATTGTAGAGAAGCAATTTCCGGCGATGGATAACCGAGTTGGGTACAGTTTGAGTGCTACCACTGTTGTTGTCTTGCTCTTCGTCCCCCTCACCGTCGTTTTTAAGGAAGAGATTATCacgtggaagaagaagatgcaagCTCTCCAGccttactcttcttcttcttcgccgGAGTTGAAAATTAAGATTGAGAAGCCAACgacggcggcggcggcggcggcgatAGTAgcgttgccaccaccaccatcatcagcaccatcaccatcaacaaAGCCGGCGGTGTCTTGCTGTGGTAACATATGCAAGGCACCTGATAGGGGTGAAGACTACACAATTTTACAAGCTCTATTTAGTATGGACATGTTAATTCTCTTCATAGCCACGACATGTGGGGTTGGAGGAACATTGACGGCCATCGACAATCTCGGACAAATCGGTCTCTCACTCGGTTACCCAGCTCGGAATACAAGCACTTTTGTGTCACTAGTGAGTATATGGAACTATCTCGGAAGAGTGGTGGCGGGTTTCGTGTCGGAAATAGTtctaaaaaaatacaaattccCACGTACCCTTATGCTCACACTAGTCCTCTTCATCTCCTGCGCCGGCCACCTCTTGATCGCCTTTGGAGTTCCCAATGGTCTATACTTCGCATCTGTGATTATCGGATTCTGTTTCGGGGCACAGTGGCCGCTACTCTTCGCCATAATATCGGAGCTATTTGGGCTAAAATATTACTCAACTTTGTACAATTTTGGGTCGGTGGCGAGCCCAATTGGATTATACATTCTGAACGTGAAGCTTGCAGGGCACTTATATGATAAAGAGGCGAGGAGACAGTTGGCGGCGTTGGGGAAGACTAGGGTGGTTGGGAAAGGATTGACCTGCACAGGTGTGGATTGTTACAAGCTCTCTTTCCTTATAATAACGGCGGTGACATTGTTTGGGTGTGCTGTGTCCTTTATTCTTGTGTTGAGGACAAGGAAGTTCTACCAGAGTGACATTTACAGTAAGTTCAGGGAGGCGGCGGAGGCGGCGGAGGCGGCGGAGGCCGGCGAGACCGAGATGGCTCTGGCTTCTAACGGGAAAGGTGGcgagatttcttcttcttcaattgtcTCAAAGACAGAGAAAGAGGGGGAAGTGAATGGAGATGGAAGGAGGATAGAGTAG